The Gilliamella apicola genome window below encodes:
- a CDS encoding helix-turn-helix domain-containing protein, producing the protein MSKYSRDLKIIIANEFLSGESSEILSKKYAISSSQIRYWSQVVAIHGGNSFQPIPHLRHAEARLQALKLMWTNNWSLGHTSAMLNLSSPGLLFVWLDRYHKKGFRGLEYHSRGRPCMKKPRIEPTHSDDKKTIEALKEEIAYLRAENAVLKKLEELKQAKRQQTKKKR; encoded by the coding sequence ATGTCAAAATATAGTCGAGATTTAAAAATTATCATAGCTAATGAATTCTTATCAGGAGAATCATCGGAAATTCTTTCAAAAAAATATGCGATATCTTCTAGTCAGATTCGATATTGGTCCCAAGTGGTTGCGATTCATGGTGGTAACTCCTTTCAACCAATACCTCATTTACGTCATGCCGAAGCAAGATTACAAGCACTAAAATTAATGTGGACAAATAATTGGTCTCTCGGGCACACTAGTGCTATGCTTAATTTAAGTTCCCCCGGGCTACTATTTGTTTGGCTTGATAGATATCATAAAAAAGGTTTCCGAGGGCTTGAATATCATTCCAGAGGAAGACCATGTATGAAGAAACCCCGTATTGAACCAACTCACAGTGATGATAAAAAAACAATTGAAGCATTAAAAGAGGAAATCGCTTATTTACGAGCAGAAAATGCTGTTCTAAAAAAGTTGGAAGAGCTGAAGCAAGCAAAACGTCAACAAACAAAGAAAAAACGTTAG